A single region of the Melospiza georgiana isolate bMelGeo1 chromosome 7, bMelGeo1.pri, whole genome shotgun sequence genome encodes:
- the ACVR1C gene encoding activin receptor type-1C: protein MLTNGREEVVKSCVSLPELHAQVFCHSSKNVTRTECCYTDFCNNITLRLPLAAAAPSGGAGRLRAALLAAVAVPLALLALLAALLARSARGWRRRPPSVEEPPCEGSLAGSGRTLKDLISDMTTSGSGSGLPLLVQRTIARTIVLQEIVGKGRFGEVWHGKWCGEDVAVKIFSSRDERSWFREAEIYQTVMLRHENILGFIAADNKDNGTWTQLWLVSEYHEQGSLFDYLNRGTVTVEGMVRLALSVASGLAHLHMEIVGTQGKPAIAHRDLKSKNILVKRNETCAIADLGLAVKHDSVLNTIDIPQNPRVGTRRYMAPEILEDAMNTSIFESFKRADIYSLGLVYWEIARRCSVGGVTEEYQLPYYDLVPSDPSIEDMRRVVCEQKLRPSIPNQWQSCEALRVLGRLMRECWRASGAARLTALRVKKTISQLCVPEDCKA, encoded by the exons ATGCTGACCAACGGGCGCGAGGAGGTGGTCAAGTCCTGCGTGTCCCTGCCCGAGCTGCACGCCCAGGTCTTCTGCCACAGCTCCAAGAACGTCACCCGCACCGAGTGCTGCTACACCGACTTCTGCAACAACATCACGCTGCGCCTGCCCCTCG cagcagcagcaccctcgggcggggcgggccggcTCCGGGCGGCGCTGCTGGCCGCCGTGGCCGTGCCGCTGgcgctgctggcgctgctggcCGCGCTGCTGGCCCGCTCGGCCCGGGGCTGGCGGCGCCGCCCGCCCAGCGTGGAGGAGCCGCCGTGCGAGGGCAGCCTGGCGGGCTCGGGCCGGACGCTCAAGGACCTCATCTCCGACATGACCACCTCGGGCTCCGGCTCCG GCCTGCCTCTGCTGGTGCAGAGAACCATCGCCAGGACCATCGTGCTGCAGGAGATCGTGGGCAAGGGGCGCTTTGGCGAGGTGTGGCACGGCAAGTGGTGCGGGGAGGACGTGGCTGTGAAAATCTTCTCCTCCAGAGACGAGCGCTCGTGGTTCCGGGAGGCAGAGATTTACCAGACCGTGATGCTGAGGCACGAGAACATCCTGGGCTTCATCGCTGCTGACAACAAGG ATAACGGGACGTGGACTCAGCTGTGGCTTGTCTCGGAGTACCACGAGCAGGGCTCGCTGTTTGACTACCTCAACAGGGGCACGGTGACCGTGGAGGGCATGGTCAGGCTGGCACTGTCCGTGGCCAGCGGCCTGGCACACCTGCACATGGAGATCGTGGGCACGCAAG ggaagCCAGCGATCGCTCACCGGGATCTGAAATCCAAGAACATCCTGGTGAAGAGGAACGAGACCTGCGCCATCGCCGACCTGGGGCTGGCGGTGAAGCACGACTCGGTGCTCAACACCATCGACATCCCCCAGAACCCCCGCGTGGGCACCAGGAG GTACATGGCCCCCGAGATCCTGGAGGACGCGATGAACACCAGCATCTTTGAGTCCTTCAAGCGGGCAGACATCTACTCCCTGGGGCTGGTGTACTGGGAGATTGCCCGCAGGTGCTCCGTCGGAG GGGTCACTGAGGAGTACCAGCTGCCTTACTACGACCTTGTGCCTTCCGACCCTTCCATTGAAGACATGAGAAGGGTTGTCTGTGAACAGAAGCTCAGACCAAGTATTCCAAAccagtggcagagctgtgag GCGCTGCGGGTGCTGGGCCGGCTGATGCGGGAGTGCTGGCGTGCCAGCGGTGCCGCGCGTCTCACGGCGCTGCGCGTCAAGAAAACCATCTCTCAGCTGTGCGTGCCCGAGGACTGCAAGGCCTGa